The following coding sequences are from one Humulus lupulus chromosome X, drHumLupu1.1, whole genome shotgun sequence window:
- the LOC133806399 gene encoding adenine phosphoribosyltransferase 1-like, which produces MQSTSLVSSSSNSLSLSPAETKTTTTTAAAGPRIGAPLTRVPASSRVEFPSIRLHHDRSILSPLCCTASESVKGEQEMALKDAEDDRIARISSAIRVIPNFPKPGILFQDITTLLLDTKAFKDTIDLFVERYKDKRISIVAGIEARGFIFGPPIALAIGAKFVPMRKPNKLPGEVISEEYSLEYGTDKIEMHVGAVETGERALIIDDLIATGGTLCAAIRLLERVGVDVVECACVIELAELKGRDRLGGKPLFVLVDASA; this is translated from the exons ATGCAGAGCACCTCACTCGTGTCGTCTTCTTCAAATTCACTGTCTCTGTCACCAGCCGAAACCaaaaccactaccactaccgccgCAGCAGGTCCACGAATCGGTGCTCCGCTCACAAGGGTTCCAGCTTCTTCCAGGGTCGAATTTCCCTCCATTCGCTTGCATCACGACCGATCCATACTCTCTCCTCTGTGCTGCACCG CTAGTGAGTCTGTGAAGGGAGAACAAGAAATGGCTTTGAAAGATGCTGAAGACGATCGCATAGCGAGAATTTCCTCTGCCATTCGAGTGATCCCGAACTTTCCTAAGCCAG GGATTTTGTTCCAAGACATCACTACGTTGCTTCTGGATACCAAGGCTTTCAAAGACACCATTGATTTGTTTGTCGAAAGGTACAAAGACAAACGCATCTCCATCGTTGCAG GTATTGAAGCAAGAGGTTTTATATTTGGCCCACCTATTGCTTTGGCTATAGGAGCAAAATTTGTACCTATGAGGAAGCCAAATAAGTTGCCAG GGGAGGTTATTTCAGAAGAATATTCTTTGGAGTATGGAACTGACAAGATTGAGATGCATGTTGGAGCTGTAGAAACAGGAGAGCGTGCACTTATCATAGATGATCTTATTGCAACTGGGGGAACCTTGTGTGCTGCAATCAGGCTACTTG AACGTGTTGGAGTAGATGTGGTTGAGTGTGCCTGTGTTATAGAATTGGCCGAGCTGAAG GGTCGAGACCGATTGGGTGGGAAACCATTGTTTGTGCTGGTTGATGCATCAGCCTGA